From one Lycium ferocissimum isolate CSIRO_LF1 chromosome 7, AGI_CSIRO_Lferr_CH_V1, whole genome shotgun sequence genomic stretch:
- the LOC132065066 gene encoding fructose-bisphosphate aldolase 1, chloroplastic-like, whose translation MASASLLKSSPTVLDKSEFVKGQSLRQPSVSVVHCHPTNATSLTVRAASSYADELVKTAKTVASPGRGILAMDESNATCGKRLASIGLENTEANRQAYRTLLVTAPGLGEYISGAILFEETLYQSTVDGRKIVDVLVEQKIVPGIKVDKGLVPLAGSNDESWCQGLDGLASRTAAYYQQGARFAKWRTVVSIPNGPSALAVKEAAWGLARYAAISQDSGLVPIVEPEILLDGEHGIDRTFEVAQKIWAEVFFYLAENNVMFEGILLKPSMVTPGAECKDRATPQQVADYTLRLLQRRIPPAVPGIMFLSGGQSEVEATLNLNAMNQAPNPWHVSFSYARALQNTCLKTWGGQPENVKAAQDALLTRAKANSLAQLGKYTGEGESDEAKQGMFVKDYVY comes from the exons ATGGCCTCAGCATCTCTACTGAAGTCATCCCCAACAGTTCTTGACAAATCTGAATTTGTAAAGGGGCAAAGCCTTCGTCAACCTTCCGTCTCAGTGGTCCATTGCCACCCCACCAATGCTACTTCTCTTACTGTCCGCGCTGCTTCTTCTTATGCCGATGAGCTTGTTAAAACCGCT AAAACTGTTGCATCACCAGGACGTGGAATTTTGGCTATGGATGAGTCCAATGCCACTTGTGGAAAGCGTTTGGCTTCCATCGGTTTGGAAAACACTGAGGCAAACCGCCAAGCTTACCGTACCTTGCTGGTGACAGCTCCAGGACTTGGAGAGTACATCTCTGGAGCTATTCTTTTCGAGGAGACCCTCTACCAGTCTACTGTTGATGGCCGCAAAATAgttgatgttcttgttgaacaAAAAATTGTTCCTGGTATCAAAGTTGACAAG GGTTTGGTTCCCCTTGCTGGTTCAAATGATGAGTCATGGTGTCAAGGTCTTGACGGCCTTGCCTCCCGCACTGCTGCATACTACCAACAGGGAGCACGTTTCGCTAAATG GCGTACCGTGGTGAGCATTCCCAACGGACCATCTGCATTGGCTGTGAAAGAAGCAGCATGGGGCTTAGCTCGCTATGCTGCCATTTCTCAGGACAGCGGTTTGGTCCCAATTGTGGAGCCAGAGATCTTGTTGGATGGTGAACACGGAATTGACAGGACTTTTGAGGTAGCACAGAAGATCTGGGCTGAAGTCTTCTTCTACTTGGCTGAGAACAATGTCATGTTCGAGGGTATCCTCTTGAAACCCAGCATGGTCACTCCTGGTGCTGAATGCAAAGACAGGGCCACTCCTCAGCAGGTCGCGGACTATACTCTCCGTCTCCTCCAGAGGAGGATTCCCCCTGCCGTCCCTGGAATCATG TTCTTGTCTGGTGGGCAATCAGAAGTTGAGGCTACCTTGAACTTGAATGCCATGAACCAAGCTCCAAACCCGTGGCACGTGTCGTTCTCTTACGCGAGGGCTCTTCAGAACACTTGCTTGAAGACATGGGGAGGACAACCTGAGAATGTGAAGGCTGCTCAGGATGCTTTACTTACCAGGGCCAAAGCCAACTCCCTTGCTCAGCTCGGAAAGTACACCGGTGAGGGTGAATCAGATGAAGCTAAACAAGGAATGTTTGTAAAGGACTATGTCTACTAA
- the LOC132065067 gene encoding uncharacterized protein LOC132065067: MLRLTSESPDAVSFPAFRRNMAELLAMAMAVDDDDMKDGNVSVSSLDLNPIGSNESGYVPPSPEDVAWADSCLINDLAISDHGVDCSKHTLPDAFTIFSAVMRDESPQQSRIFRTVEETGISGIVDDTIYDKDTESFWSRINSEDDFSPAYNEDLRLVEASDFEVDSENLDDDIFKVWELDIPDEEDMLVKLLNKALAGDLTPSGSENLGVVDDKLLDDIIAGLGDLSLNPSNH, translated from the exons ATGCTCCGATTGACGAGTGAGTCGCCTGACGCCGTGTCTTTTCCAGCTTTCAG GAGAAATATGGCTGAACTTCTCGCCATGGCCATggctgttgatgatgatgacatgaaagATGGCAATGTTAGTGTTTCTTCGCTTGACCTCAATCCTATAGGTAGCAACGAGAGTGGATATGTGCCGCCTTCACCTGAGGACGTAGCATGGGCTGACTCATGCCTTATTAATGATCTTGCTATATCGGACCATGGCGTGGATTGTTCGAAACATACCTTACCGGATGCTTTTACAATCTTTTCTGCAGTGATGAGGGATGAATCTCCTCAACAATCTCGTATTTTCCGCACAGTCGAAGAGACAGGAATTTCAGGGATTGTAGATGACACGATTTATGACAAAGATACAGAAAGTTTTTGGTCCAGGATTAACTCAGAAGATGATTTTTCCCCAGCCTATAATGAGGACCTGAGATTAGTTGAAGCCTCCGATTTTGAAGTAGATTCGGAAAATTTGGATGACGACATATTCAAGGTCTGGGAACTTGACATTCCAGATGAGGAAGATATGCTTGTTAAACTGCTCAACAAAGCCCTTGCAGGAGACTTGACCCCTTCAGGTTCTGAAAATCTTGGAGTAGTGGACGATAAGTTACTTGATGATATTATTGCTGGCCTCGGTGACCTGTCTTTGAATCCATCCAACCACTGA
- the LOC132065068 gene encoding B-box zinc finger protein 19-like translates to MRTLCDVCESAAAILFCAADEAALCRSCDEKVHMCNKLASRHVRVGLADPSKIQRCDICENAPAFFYCEIDGSSLCLQCDMIVHVGGKRTHGRYLLIRQRIEFPGDKLGPSNELGFPSTEQGAVRRETSKAAVENNVNNNVKMENELIDLNSRPQRMHGQTSNNQEQGMDMNSGSNHESVGLVPDGPSKREPEK, encoded by the exons ATGAGAACCCTTTGTGATGTTTGTGAAAGTGCTGCCGCTATACTTTTTTGTGCAGCTGACGAGGCTGCTCTCTGCCGTTCTTGTGACGAAAAG GTCCATATGTGCAACAAGCTTGCAAGTCGACATGTAAGAGTTGGGCTAGCGGACCCCAGTAAAATCCAGCGTTGCGACATATGTGAAAATGCACCTG CTTTCTTTTATTGTGAGATCGATGGAAGTTCCCTTTGTTTGCAATGTGATATGATTGTCCATGTTGGAGGTAAAAGAACCCATGGAAGATATCTCCTTATAAGGCAGAGAATTGAG TTTCCGGGGGATAAATTGGGTCCTTCAAATGAGTTAGGATTTCCATCTACCGAACAAGGTGCTGTAAGGAGGGAAACATCTAAGGCAGCAGTAGAAAATAATGTAAATAATAACGTGAAAATGGAGAATGAGTTGATTGACCTTAATTCTAGACCTCAAAGGATGCATGGTCAAACGTCAAATAATCAG GAACAAGGAATGGACATGAATAGTGGCAGCAATCACGAGTCAGTCGGCCTGGTTCCTGATGGACCCTCCAAAAGAGAGCCAGAGAAGTGA